In a genomic window of Akkermansiaceae bacterium:
- a CDS encoding transposase has translation MSRHYSLKPRKFAMELRTSESCSVHGGQLAIVGLIRQSGLMGWISDYPQLEHRKNRNRGFDPEVYISTFLYNFCTGGSSLADAEALNEDKALLRLLGIKKLPDQSALGEWLRALDPAGLDALKAINRRFCTWVLKTAPANTYSYGGNELEWFFDDTQIEVSGKKFEGAAINYKGDVSLGWQTLWAGPLILECELGGQRGVSECFGRFCANSGKLRKKGKHYLYADSGSSDGEDLEHAAKHFTRHSISYNKWTSPLERMAGGLPEESWGESELTHWRGGIKHLVSYSWVRHQPSGCRQAHNFAALRHKREDDMFWSYCFVEVEEGRGHTAAQSRAAFERHRLKGECERRFGEVLSDLGLHRPPCHSLSANDGWYSLGALAYNILGALKLLVLPEKDLAKRPRTVMQRLLLLPMEIKRHARQLKAVVYICHERMKAWRQIFEEWMPDHRLMYPKA, from the coding sequence ATGTCACGACACTACTCCCTGAAGCCGCGCAAGTTTGCAATGGAGCTAAGAACCTCGGAATCATGCTCGGTGCATGGAGGGCAACTGGCCATTGTCGGCTTGATCCGGCAAAGCGGACTAATGGGCTGGATCAGTGATTACCCGCAGCTCGAGCACCGCAAGAACCGCAACCGGGGCTTTGATCCCGAAGTCTACATCAGCACCTTTCTCTACAACTTCTGCACAGGAGGAAGCAGCCTGGCGGATGCGGAGGCTCTCAATGAAGACAAGGCACTGCTAAGGCTGTTAGGAATAAAAAAACTGCCCGACCAGAGCGCCCTGGGCGAATGGCTCCGGGCTCTGGACCCCGCGGGCCTTGATGCCCTCAAGGCGATCAACCGCCGGTTTTGCACATGGGTGCTCAAGACGGCTCCGGCCAATACATACAGCTACGGTGGCAACGAACTCGAATGGTTTTTCGATGATACCCAGATCGAAGTCAGCGGTAAAAAATTTGAAGGTGCCGCAATCAACTACAAGGGGGATGTATCGCTTGGTTGGCAGACGTTGTGGGCCGGGCCTCTCATCCTCGAATGCGAACTCGGGGGACAGCGCGGAGTAAGCGAGTGTTTCGGCAGGTTCTGCGCTAACAGCGGTAAGCTGCGTAAAAAAGGAAAACACTATCTCTACGCCGACAGCGGCAGCAGTGACGGGGAGGATCTTGAACACGCGGCCAAACACTTCACCCGCCACAGCATCAGCTACAACAAATGGACAAGTCCCCTGGAACGCATGGCCGGAGGACTTCCCGAGGAAAGTTGGGGCGAGTCCGAACTTACCCACTGGCGTGGAGGAATCAAACATCTCGTATCCTACAGCTGGGTAAGACACCAGCCCTCGGGCTGTAGGCAAGCGCATAACTTTGCGGCCCTGCGTCACAAACGGGAAGACGACATGTTCTGGAGCTACTGCTTCGTCGAAGTTGAAGAAGGACGGGGTCACACAGCGGCCCAATCCAGGGCAGCCTTTGAACGTCACCGGCTCAAGGGTGAGTGTGAACGCCGCTTTGGCGAAGTGCTCAGTGATCTAGGGCTTCACAGGCCGCCCTGCCACAGTCTCAGCGCCAACGACGGATGGTATAGCCTCGGGGCGTTGGCCTACAACATCCTCGGGGCCCTCAAGCTGTTGGTGTTGCCTGAAAAAGACCTGGCCAAGCGTCCGCGCACGGTGATGCAGCGGCTGTTGTTATTGCCCATGGAAATCAAGCGTCATGCCCGCCAACTCAAGGCGGTGGTTTACATCTGTCATGAGAGGATGAAAGCTTGGCGGCAGATCTTTGAGGAATGGATGCCGGATCACCGGCTGATGTATCCAAAGGCCTGA
- the rplU gene encoding 50S ribosomal protein L21 yields the protein MAYAVFKTGGKQYRVQEGQTLDVEKIDAEVGTEAKFEEVLLVNDGSSTTIGTPTVSGATVTAKVVDQFRGKKGVAFKFKRRQGYHKTKGFRRHMTKLEITSIG from the coding sequence ATGGCATACGCAGTTTTTAAAACAGGTGGTAAACAATACCGCGTTCAAGAAGGTCAAACACTCGACGTTGAGAAAATCGACGCCGAAGTAGGCACTGAAGCAAAATTCGAAGAGGTTCTGCTTGTCAACGACGGCAGCAGCACAACCATCGGAACCCCCACCGTCTCCGGAGCTACCGTCACCGCCAAGGTGGTCGACCAATTCCGTGGCAAAAAGGGTGTTGCCTTCAAGTTCAAGCGCCGTCAGGGTTACCACAAGACCAAGGGCTTCCGCCGTCACATGACCAAGCTGGAGATCACCAGCATCGGTTAA
- the rpmA gene encoding 50S ribosomal protein L27: MAHKKGQGSVKNGRDSRSKRLGVKKFGGEVVVAGNIIIRQRGTKWHPGNNVYMGKDHTIHAQADGNVYFDKEGRRVNVKLAEAS, from the coding sequence ATGGCTCATAAAAAAGGACAAGGTTCCGTTAAAAACGGTCGCGATTCACGCAGCAAACGTCTCGGCGTCAAGAAATTCGGCGGTGAGGTCGTCGTCGCAGGCAACATCATCATCCGCCAGCGTGGCACCAAGTGGCACCCGGGTAACAACGTCTACATGGGCAAGGATCACACCATCCACGCCCAGGCCGATGGCAATGTTTACTTCGATAAGGAAGGACGTCGCGTCAATGTAAAGCTCGCCGAGGCCAGCTAA
- a CDS encoding GNAT family N-acetyltransferase produces MNPEEQRLTLKLRDGTPVSARPLGPADREDLAEGYQQLSMESRYQRFWTRTGEVIGERMLDRLLNPDHGNHSIWAVLDASREYPGMGAASYWRFADDPGKAEFSCTVLDRDQGRGVGTLLLAILWLEAYANGIEEFVGYTMPENQQAIGWMLDTGGEGEWDGYKAIFRWDLTDTSKLPLTLAAGDLAEWIAELTPRFL; encoded by the coding sequence ATGAATCCGGAAGAACAACGTCTGACCCTCAAGCTGAGAGACGGCACCCCTGTCTCGGCCCGACCACTCGGCCCCGCCGACCGGGAGGATTTGGCGGAAGGTTACCAGCAGCTTTCCATGGAATCACGCTACCAGCGGTTCTGGACGCGCACTGGCGAAGTGATCGGGGAACGTATGCTCGACCGCCTGCTCAATCCTGACCATGGCAATCATTCCATCTGGGCCGTGCTCGATGCATCGCGTGAATACCCCGGGATGGGGGCGGCCAGCTACTGGAGGTTTGCGGACGATCCCGGTAAAGCGGAATTCTCCTGCACCGTGCTCGACCGCGACCAGGGGCGGGGCGTGGGCACCCTGCTGCTCGCCATTCTCTGGCTCGAGGCCTATGCCAACGGGATTGAGGAATTTGTCGGTTACACGATGCCCGAAAACCAACAAGCCATCGGCTGGATGCTCGATACCGGAGGCGAGGGTGAATGGGACGGGTACAAGGCGATCTTCCGCTGGGATCTCACCGATACCTCCAAGCTGCCGCTGACGCTCGCTGCGGGTGACCTCGCCGAGTGGATTGCCGAGCTGACGCCCCGGTTTCTTTGA
- a CDS encoding PEP-CTERM sorting domain-containing protein → MKIPPLVQFASVLWIGFFVSAQAIEIQGHSAAENDRFADDPSFIGAAYDWSGVGRATTGTAGKGGHWATMISSNVFLSANHYYPGTETSLYFYPDNDAGSSPVVRTITGGQRIGTSDLWIGTIDSALPNTISYYNWANQSLNVATYALSMVADENALTAGITSTATGYGADKRTSMAVGRNVIDQFLTLTVAGTTAPALRTLEEISGDTGLVSYESQLASGDSGGPLFIDDGGELLLVGINWAIGQVDIDLHPTREDLRDASYYSYVGNYATEIQNYVDAHAVPEPSPALSFLTGLGLLTARRRR, encoded by the coding sequence ATGAAAATCCCGCCCCTCGTTCAATTTGCATCGGTGCTTTGGATAGGCTTCTTTGTCTCTGCACAAGCCATCGAAATCCAGGGCCACTCGGCAGCCGAAAATGATCGTTTTGCCGACGATCCGTCGTTTATCGGCGCGGCTTACGATTGGTCGGGTGTAGGACGGGCCACCACCGGCACAGCGGGAAAAGGCGGCCATTGGGCGACGATGATCAGCTCCAACGTCTTCCTCTCTGCGAACCATTATTACCCCGGTACGGAAACGAGTCTCTATTTCTATCCTGATAACGACGCCGGTAGCTCGCCTGTTGTCCGGACGATCACCGGTGGACAACGGATCGGCACGTCCGACCTGTGGATCGGTACCATCGACTCCGCCCTGCCCAACACCATAAGCTATTACAATTGGGCCAACCAGAGTCTCAATGTCGCCACCTACGCCCTGTCCATGGTTGCCGATGAAAACGCCCTCACAGCCGGGATTACATCAACGGCAACAGGTTATGGAGCCGACAAGCGCACCAGTATGGCTGTGGGGAGAAACGTCATCGATCAATTTCTCACTCTGACCGTTGCGGGCACAACGGCACCGGCGCTGAGGACGCTTGAAGAGATTTCTGGAGACACCGGTCTGGTTTCCTATGAATCACAGCTCGCGAGTGGTGATTCAGGCGGTCCACTGTTTATCGATGACGGCGGGGAGCTTCTGTTAGTTGGTATCAACTGGGCGATCGGCCAGGTCGATATCGACCTGCATCCTACCAGGGAGGACTTGCGTGACGCCTCCTACTATTCCTACGTGGGAAACTACGCCACCGAGATCCAGAATTACGTTGACGCCCATGCGGTGCCCGAGCCATCGCCTGCCCTTAGCTTTCTGACAGGGCTTGGCCTTCTTACGGCCCGTCGCCGGAGGTAA
- a CDS encoding MYG1 family protein — protein sequence MSIHTIITHPGGAHKDDFLACSIMVALHGAPIVRREPSDDELNDAHVCVIDTGDRHEPECNNFDHHQFPRDHTPTCALSLVLKHLGLYDDARLFCDWLEPAEWFDCRGPNKTAEWLGVGRDVIGKLGSPIDISMLTRFARVSPSDQLQAGDPVYELMRFIGEDLLDYLKGVREKIDFVARHVERWTITAGGETFEALFLPRTETGIDDSSGGLARYILVNGLDQEIAAIIYPDSRGEGFGLARFNDHPQLDFTRIGSAGDVHFAHNSGFLCKTSATGPDRLKEILAGAWSAVT from the coding sequence ATGTCCATCCACACCATCATCACCCATCCTGGCGGCGCGCATAAGGATGATTTTCTTGCCTGCAGTATCATGGTAGCCCTGCATGGAGCCCCGATCGTGCGGCGAGAACCTTCCGATGATGAACTCAACGATGCCCATGTCTGCGTCATTGATACCGGCGACCGGCACGAGCCGGAGTGCAACAACTTCGACCACCACCAGTTCCCGCGCGACCACACCCCGACCTGTGCACTCTCACTGGTCCTGAAACACCTCGGTCTTTACGATGACGCCAGGTTGTTCTGTGATTGGTTGGAGCCTGCCGAGTGGTTTGATTGTCGGGGTCCTAACAAAACCGCCGAATGGTTAGGTGTCGGGCGCGATGTCATAGGCAAGCTGGGCTCACCCATTGATATTTCGATGCTGACTCGTTTTGCACGTGTCTCGCCATCGGACCAACTGCAAGCGGGTGACCCCGTTTACGAACTCATGCGCTTCATCGGCGAAGACCTGCTGGATTACCTGAAAGGGGTGAGGGAAAAAATCGACTTCGTGGCCCGACACGTCGAACGCTGGACCATCACTGCGGGCGGGGAGACTTTCGAGGCTCTTTTCCTGCCGCGCACGGAAACGGGCATCGACGATTCATCAGGCGGCCTTGCCCGCTATATCCTGGTCAACGGACTGGATCAGGAAATAGCCGCCATCATCTACCCCGATAGCCGGGGTGAGGGGTTTGGTCTCGCAAGGTTCAATGACCATCCCCAACTCGACTTCACCCGGATCGGCTCGGCCGGTGATGTCCACTTCGCCCACAACAGCGGCTTCCTCTGCAAAACAAGCGCCACCGGTCCCGACCGCCTGAAGGAGATCCTTGCCGGGGCTTGGAGTGCGGTGACTTAA
- a CDS encoding pentapeptide repeat-containing protein — MKVALILLLCLAQLAPGIERMIVITYLQAEQKAGRQLDVMLEFGTDLWGTDFSDLDLTGVDFSGCELGSCLFHRSILKKALFHDAHIYLAEFHGADLRGADFSMCTLDRCSNGVGTALEGSRPDMSGHLNHTHFMIPPV; from the coding sequence ATGAAAGTCGCGCTCATCCTGTTACTTTGCCTGGCGCAATTGGCACCTGGAATAGAGCGGATGATAGTCATTACCTATCTACAAGCCGAGCAAAAGGCGGGGCGTCAGCTGGATGTAATGCTGGAGTTCGGAACAGACCTCTGGGGCACGGACTTTTCCGACCTAGATCTAACGGGAGTGGACTTTTCTGGTTGTGAACTGGGCAGCTGCCTATTCCATCGGTCGATTCTGAAAAAAGCCCTTTTTCACGACGCCCATATTTATTTGGCGGAATTCCATGGGGCTGATCTCAGGGGGGCTGATTTTAGCATGTGCACGCTCGACCGGTGCAGCAATGGTGTCGGCACGGCCCTCGAAGGGAGCCGCCCCGACATGTCGGGGCACTTAAACCACACCCATTTCATGATTCCACCCGTCTGA
- a CDS encoding restriction endonuclease subunit S, which produces MKTRIISVSDLTEVGKWRADLHVHSDSEIKSDRFELLAISEIVVESKQATAPADVDGKFYYIGLEHVEPITGDGNGIELVTAESVRSRSKVFEEGDILYGRLRPYLRKAFYVEGQYKQGLCSTEFVVLKPKKDMVLPLFLREILVSDMVTELVTRMQGGAALPRISSKDLLGIKVPVPPLSYQMECVAKIEKARSQRHELLQKIEALSREGSRVVQEVFS; this is translated from the coding sequence ATGAAAACTAGAATTATATCGGTCTCCGACCTCACAGAAGTTGGAAAATGGAGAGCTGACCTCCACGTTCATTCGGACTCAGAGATCAAATCTGATCGCTTCGAACTACTTGCCATCAGTGAAATAGTCGTTGAGTCGAAGCAGGCAACAGCCCCCGCCGACGTAGATGGAAAGTTCTACTACATCGGACTTGAACATGTCGAGCCTATCACTGGTGACGGTAACGGGATTGAACTTGTTACAGCGGAAAGTGTTCGATCTCGGTCGAAGGTGTTCGAGGAAGGCGACATTCTTTATGGACGCCTTCGTCCCTATCTCAGGAAAGCGTTCTACGTGGAAGGGCAATACAAGCAAGGGCTCTGCTCGACAGAGTTCGTCGTCTTAAAACCAAAAAAAGACATGGTTCTCCCGCTATTCCTGCGGGAAATTCTAGTGTCTGACATGGTGACTGAGCTCGTCACGCGTATGCAAGGAGGCGCAGCGCTCCCCCGAATCTCATCGAAGGATCTTTTAGGTATCAAGGTTCCAGTTCCACCGTTGTCCTACCAGATGGAGTGTGTTGCCAAGATTGAGAAGGCTCGGTCTCAGCGCCATGAACTATTGCAAAAGATCGAAGCGCTATCGAGGGAAGGAAGTCGAGTTGTTCAAGAGGTTTTCTCGTAG
- a CDS encoding SAM-dependent DNA methyltransferase has protein sequence MKKIANPALQTLRQTLQDKFFYKAADFDGRTKILTIGEDHGGIRDNALCFEVYAGAPFVLFVASGAKATKALRQCAFDYALATETIGTVAFFDQEAEDFDTFRRRFRDSEFEAVKGIEYYYKGSAGGEMRLFEDSGEYKTKGEREDSKLIPITNKLEDLFFEIHSVMRDIDGLHADAALEELCKLLYLKSHLEEQAGSLPFSPVKTASFGTVEEYASCLRGLYREAIDYDLRVYRLKIPEYERSRGVFNLPIFLSSAALVKAFQQIEDFSLSRTDADLKGRAFQKVLTKSVRSGMGQYFTPVPVCRLMVGITSPSSSDLVLDPFCGSGHFLTESLAHVRHSASDHTKEYHEFAFGKLHGIEKSDRMTRVAMTDMRLNGDGHSNIRCTDALLDFRNYPDIKPESFDLILTNPPFGSILGVEAFSALGHFELSENRKKVPLEIVGLERAIQFLRPGGRIGIVLPESVFSAESCKHVREWLSNHLAIRIVIDLPNETFAPFGANVRSGVLFGRKLRPGEKSEPNAKVCMIRIDSLGYDASGRDTGGSEAEKAVKVASEFLRKEGW, from the coding sequence ATGAAGAAGATCGCAAATCCTGCGCTCCAAACCCTGCGCCAGACCCTACAAGACAAATTCTTCTACAAGGCGGCTGACTTCGATGGTCGCACGAAGATTCTCACGATTGGCGAAGACCATGGAGGCATCCGCGACAACGCACTTTGCTTCGAGGTTTACGCCGGGGCTCCATTCGTTCTCTTTGTGGCGTCCGGAGCCAAAGCTACGAAAGCGCTTCGCCAGTGCGCTTTCGATTATGCGTTGGCGACAGAAACCATCGGAACTGTGGCCTTCTTCGATCAAGAAGCAGAAGATTTCGACACATTCAGAAGACGCTTTCGCGATAGTGAATTCGAAGCCGTCAAAGGCATCGAATATTATTACAAAGGTTCCGCGGGTGGCGAGATGCGCTTGTTCGAAGACTCTGGCGAATACAAAACGAAGGGTGAACGCGAAGATTCAAAGCTGATTCCGATCACGAATAAGCTTGAAGACCTATTCTTCGAAATTCACTCGGTAATGCGGGATATCGACGGGCTCCACGCCGATGCCGCACTAGAAGAACTCTGCAAGCTCCTCTACCTGAAATCTCATCTTGAGGAGCAAGCGGGCAGTCTGCCTTTTTCTCCCGTCAAGACAGCGTCATTCGGCACTGTAGAAGAATATGCATCTTGTCTCAGAGGGCTTTACCGAGAGGCCATTGATTATGATCTCCGAGTGTATCGGCTGAAAATTCCAGAATACGAACGTTCCCGAGGCGTGTTCAATCTGCCGATCTTCCTCTCAAGCGCGGCTCTAGTTAAAGCCTTTCAGCAAATCGAAGACTTTTCACTCTCTCGAACGGATGCCGATCTTAAGGGACGGGCATTCCAAAAAGTCCTCACGAAGTCAGTGCGTTCAGGCATGGGTCAATACTTCACGCCAGTGCCAGTCTGCCGTTTAATGGTCGGCATCACTAGCCCATCCAGTTCAGATCTCGTCCTTGATCCTTTCTGCGGTTCAGGCCACTTCCTAACCGAGTCTCTTGCTCACGTGCGGCATTCGGCATCGGATCACACGAAGGAGTATCATGAGTTCGCATTCGGAAAGCTGCACGGGATTGAAAAGAGTGACCGAATGACTCGGGTAGCTATGACCGATATGCGATTGAATGGGGATGGTCATTCAAACATTCGATGCACCGATGCGCTTTTGGACTTCCGCAACTACCCCGATATCAAGCCCGAAAGTTTCGACCTAATTCTCACGAATCCACCTTTTGGATCAATTCTTGGCGTGGAGGCATTTTCTGCTCTTGGGCATTTCGAGCTTTCTGAGAATCGGAAAAAGGTTCCTCTCGAAATCGTCGGATTAGAGCGGGCAATTCAGTTCCTGCGACCTGGTGGGCGTATCGGAATCGTTCTTCCAGAGAGTGTCTTTAGTGCTGAATCGTGTAAGCACGTTAGAGAATGGCTTTCGAATCATCTCGCAATTCGAATTGTGATCGACCTTCCAAACGAGACATTCGCGCCTTTCGGTGCCAACGTTCGAAGCGGGGTGCTTTTTGGACGGAAGCTTAGGCCGGGTGAAAAATCTGAGCCGAATGCCAAGGTTTGCATGATTCGAATTGATAGCCTTGGATACGATGCGTCTGGCAGAGACACAGGTGGCTCGGAAGCAGAGAAGGCGGTCAAGGTAGCGTCGGAATTCCTCAGAAAGGAGGGTTGGTAA
- a CDS encoding toxin-antitoxin system HicB family antitoxin yields the protein MATLSIRVPDSLHSAIKDLALKEGYSMNQFLITAAAEKLSSLDTVDYLRSRADRADLEAFDRIMGKVPSAPPDPGDELPPNYKKKRRSRPTPYPPSSQD from the coding sequence ATGGCTACACTATCAATACGAGTTCCAGATTCACTTCACAGCGCGATTAAAGATCTCGCCTTGAAGGAGGGGTATTCCATGAACCAGTTTCTTATTACTGCCGCCGCAGAGAAGTTGTCGTCACTGGACACAGTCGATTATCTACGTTCGCGTGCCGATCGTGCCGATTTAGAAGCATTTGACCGGATCATGGGCAAGGTTCCCTCCGCCCCACCTGATCCCGGCGATGAACTCCCCCCGAACTACAAAAAGAAAAGGCGCAGCAGGCCAACGCCCTACCCACCGAGCAGTCAAGATTAG
- a CDS encoding lactoylglutathione lyase family protein has translation MSTYPKTFSHIGISVPNLEEAVAFYENVMGWYTIMKPTVVKEESETAIGKMCIDVFGEGWDSFKIAHVSTGDKIGIEMFEFKNNEKPKEFEYWKTGTFHFCVQDPNIEVLVKKIVANGGKQRMPIREYYPNEKPFKMVYVEDPFGLVFEIYTHSYELTYSAGAY, from the coding sequence ATGAGCACCTATCCAAAGACATTCTCCCACATCGGAATCTCAGTCCCGAACCTCGAGGAGGCGGTAGCGTTCTACGAGAACGTCATGGGCTGGTATACGATCATGAAACCGACGGTTGTGAAAGAGGAGTCCGAGACCGCTATTGGCAAGATGTGTATTGATGTGTTTGGCGAAGGCTGGGACTCCTTCAAGATCGCTCACGTATCCACCGGCGACAAGATCGGGATCGAGATGTTTGAGTTCAAGAACAATGAGAAGCCGAAGGAATTCGAGTATTGGAAGACCGGCACCTTTCACTTTTGTGTGCAGGACCCCAATATTGAGGTTCTGGTCAAAAAGATCGTCGCAAACGGCGGCAAGCAGCGGATGCCCATACGGGAATACTATCCGAACGAAAAACCATTCAAGATGGTGTATGTGGAGGATCCCTTTGGCCTGGTATTCGAGATCTACACCCATAGTTATGAGCTGACGTATTCAGCAGGCGCATACTGA
- a CDS encoding IS30 family transposase, with translation MKKAKYSQAEIAGAIGATQGSISKELSRNSGEKGYRPKQAHQKATKRKREKPSRPMVVVGKVEEEVIERLGKKHSPKQISGKLHKQGVFVSTEAIYQYVIEDKRNDGELYKHLRISGKRRYKRRVKDKRKGKILNRRGIEKRPPAVDGRDRYGDWEADLIEGRKGTGYFLSLYERKSHLGLLVHMDRKGAKGTAGAIVGALGGYRVRTLTYDNGLEFALHGEVDEKLGSKAYFCNPYHSWEKGGVENYNGLVRQYYPKGSSLEGVDAEELAEVVAEINERPRETLGFKSPSELEHYLLKN, from the coding sequence ATGAAGAAAGCCAAATATAGCCAGGCTGAGATAGCCGGGGCAATAGGCGCAACCCAAGGCTCAATCAGCAAGGAGCTTTCGCGAAACAGCGGGGAAAAGGGGTATCGACCCAAGCAGGCGCATCAGAAAGCGACTAAAAGGAAAAGAGAGAAGCCCAGCCGGCCCATGGTGGTGGTCGGCAAGGTAGAGGAGGAGGTCATTGAGAGGCTTGGCAAAAAGCACAGCCCCAAGCAAATCAGCGGCAAGCTGCACAAGCAGGGGGTTTTTGTGAGCACGGAGGCAATTTACCAGTATGTCATTGAGGACAAGCGCAACGACGGAGAGCTCTACAAGCATCTTCGGATCAGCGGGAAAAGGCGTTACAAGAGACGAGTCAAAGACAAGAGGAAGGGAAAAATACTCAATCGCAGGGGGATCGAAAAGAGGCCGCCGGCAGTGGATGGAAGGGATCGTTACGGTGACTGGGAGGCGGACTTGATCGAGGGAAGGAAGGGCACGGGGTATTTTCTAAGCCTTTACGAGCGGAAAAGCCACTTGGGGCTACTTGTGCACATGGATCGGAAGGGGGCAAAAGGAACGGCCGGGGCGATTGTAGGGGCACTGGGGGGATACCGGGTGAGAACACTGACCTATGATAACGGGCTGGAATTTGCCTTGCACGGGGAAGTGGATGAGAAGCTGGGATCAAAGGCGTATTTTTGCAATCCGTATCACTCCTGGGAAAAAGGAGGCGTGGAAAACTACAACGGACTCGTGAGGCAATATTATCCCAAAGGGAGTTCATTGGAAGGGGTTGACGCGGAAGAGCTGGCTGAAGTCGTTGCGGAAATTAACGAGCGGCCAAGAGAAACGCTGGGCTTCAAGTCTCCATCAGAACTGGAGCATTACCTGCTGAAAAACTAA
- a CDS encoding glycogen/starch synthase — MAAAATGAASGVKEKTAFNVALEAARVAKPTILVVTPEITYLPEGMGNMSQRLSAKAGGMADVSASLVSALYDQGADVHVALPNYRRMFNEGVKNIHDREYQRVRDNLGKDRIHLAEDRIFYHRDEVYAGENLRMALAFMREVCNHIIPRVKPDLIHCNDWMTGLIPAVARRNNIPCLITIHNIHTEKVSMAEIEDRGIDAAEFWNHLYFENPPYSYEQSREGNFTDLLASGIFAADHVNTVSTTFLYEVVEGKHSFVPDSIRNELSSKLYAGCATGILNAPDVSYDPTTDTALAFKYDHENVMEGKAINKQKLQERCGLNVDPNAPIFFWPSRLDPMQKGCQLLADILYQLVADYSDIGLQVAIIANGSFQKHFHNIVKMHNLQGRVAVCDFDEDFSRLGYAGSDFMIMPSRFEPCGLPQMVSPKYGTLSVVHDTGGIHDTVEHMHHDCSMGNGFRFQHYSSAGLRWAVDEAVGFYRRSYEEKEATLSRIMRESAERFNHSTTAAAYIHLYEKMLGQKVGK; from the coding sequence ATGGCTGCGGCTGCTACGGGTGCCGCGAGCGGCGTCAAGGAAAAGACAGCCTTCAACGTCGCACTGGAGGCAGCGCGTGTGGCCAAGCCAACCATTCTTGTCGTAACCCCCGAGATCACCTATCTCCCCGAGGGGATGGGTAACATGTCCCAGCGGCTCAGCGCCAAGGCCGGCGGTATGGCCGATGTGTCCGCCTCCCTGGTGAGCGCTCTTTACGATCAAGGGGCTGACGTTCACGTGGCCCTTCCCAACTACCGCAGGATGTTTAACGAGGGGGTGAAAAATATCCACGACCGCGAATACCAACGCGTCAGGGACAACCTCGGCAAAGACCGCATCCACCTCGCCGAGGACCGGATTTTCTATCACCGCGACGAAGTCTACGCTGGCGAAAACCTGCGGATGGCGCTCGCATTCATGCGCGAGGTCTGTAACCACATCATCCCGCGCGTGAAGCCGGACCTGATTCACTGTAACGACTGGATGACGGGGCTGATTCCCGCCGTTGCAAGACGTAACAACATCCCCTGCCTGATTACCATTCACAACATCCACACGGAGAAAGTCTCCATGGCGGAAATCGAGGACCGCGGGATCGATGCCGCCGAGTTCTGGAACCACCTCTACTTCGAAAACCCTCCGTATTCCTATGAGCAATCACGTGAAGGAAACTTCACCGACCTGCTCGCCAGCGGTATCTTTGCCGCCGATCACGTCAACACGGTGAGTACCACCTTCCTCTATGAAGTCGTCGAGGGCAAACACAGCTTTGTCCCCGATTCCATCCGCAACGAGCTCTCCAGCAAGCTCTACGCCGGTTGTGCAACAGGTATTCTGAATGCGCCGGACGTTTCGTATGACCCGACCACTGATACGGCTCTCGCATTTAAGTATGACCATGAAAACGTCATGGAAGGGAAGGCGATCAACAAACAGAAACTGCAAGAACGCTGCGGACTCAATGTGGACCCCAATGCCCCCATCTTCTTCTGGCCGTCCCGCCTGGACCCGATGCAAAAAGGATGCCAACTCCTGGCCGACATCCTCTATCAGTTGGTTGCCGACTACTCCGACATCGGCCTGCAGGTTGCGATTATCGCCAATGGCTCGTTCCAAAAACACTTCCACAATATTGTCAAAATGCACAATCTACAGGGGCGCGTGGCGGTTTGTGACTTTGACGAAGACTTCTCACGCCTCGGCTACGCCGGTTCTGATTTCATGATCATGCCGTCCCGCTTCGAGCCGTGTGGCCTGCCCCAGATGGTCAGCCCGAAATACGGCACCCTCTCCGTGGTCCACGATACCGGTGGTATCCACGATACGGTGGAGCACATGCACCACGATTGCTCCATGGGCAACGGCTTCCGTTTCCAGCATTACAGCTCCGCAGGCCTGCGCTGGGCGGTCGACGAGGCCGTCGGCTTCTACCGCCGCTCCTACGAGGAAAAAGAAGCCACGCTCTCCCGGATCATGCGCGAGTCAGCGGAACGTTTCAACCACAGCACCACCGCCGCCGCTTACATCCACCTCTACGAGAAAATGCTCGGTCAGAAGGTGGGAAAATAA